From one Eucalyptus grandis isolate ANBG69807.140 chromosome 9, ASM1654582v1, whole genome shotgun sequence genomic stretch:
- the LOC104420303 gene encoding NAC domain-containing protein 90, with translation MEKYPTGFRFYPTEEELISFYLHNQLGGLKQDELHRVIPVLDIFNTEPWNLPQLAGELCREEREQWFFFAPLQEREARGGRPSRSMATGYWKATGSLGYIYSSDNKVIGVKKSMIFYMGKTPTGRKTHWKLNEYRAIELSPTNLDSTSSNISIPKLRREFALCRVYVVSGRSRAFDRRQLEAVSRETTIQGSDNTASSEGGHEGGGCADASSSEAVAANAGSSHQWEMASLEDPIWDWEQLDWL, from the exons ATGGAGAAGTACCCGACAGGTTTCAGGTTCTATCCAACTGAGGAAGAGCTCATTTCGTTCTATTTGCATAACCAACTTGGTGGCCTTAAGCAAGATGAGCTTCACCGTGTCATCCCTGTCCTCGACATTTTCAACACTGAGCCATGGAATCTCCCAC AGCTTGCGGGAGAGCTGtgcagagaagaaagagagcaGTGGTTCTTCTTCGCGCCCCTGCAGGAGAGGGAGGCGAGAGGAGGGCGGCCCAGCCGGAGCATGGCCACCGGCTACTGGAAAGCCACCGGGTCTCTCGGCTACATCTACTCGTCGGACAACAAAGTGATCGGCGTGAAGAAGTCAATGATTTTCTACATGGGAAAAACTCCCACAGGAAGAAAGACTCACTGGAAATTGAACGAGTACAGGGCCATTGAACTCTCGCCGACCAATCTCGATTCTACGAGCAGTAATATTTCCATCCCTAAG CTAAGGCGTGAATTCGCATTGTGCCGAGTGTATGTGGTGTCCGGGAGGTCTCGAGCATTTGATCGTCGGCAACTGGAAGCGGTGTCTAGAGAGACAACAATCCAAGGTAGCGACAACACTGCTAGCAGCGAAGGCGGGCACGAAGGTGGTGGATGTGCAGATGCATCATCATCAGAAGCAGTAGCGGCCAATGCAGGAAGTTCGCATCAATGGGAGATGGCAAGTTTGGAAGACCCAATTTGGGATTGGGAGCAACTGGATTGGCTCTAA